The genomic window ACCGCGCCCTTCTACAAGGCCGACCGTGAGGCGGAGATGCGCGCGGCGCACGCCTACTTCTCCGGGCGGCTCCAGGAGGCCGTCGACAAGGGGAAGTGGACGCCTCCATCGGCGTGAACGACAGCGCCCCGCGCCGGACGGCTCCGGTGCGGGGCGCTCGCGTGAGGTCAGACCTGGGCGGCGTACGTGACGAAGTCGTTCCACGCGGTGGGGGAGAGGGCGAGTTCGGGGCTGCGCTGGTCCTTGGAGTCCCGGACGTGGATCGCCTGGGTTCCCTTCGCCACCTCTACGCAGCTGTCACCCTGCGAGCCGCTGTAACTGCTCTTGAACCAGGCCAGTTCGGACGTGCTCATAGCGCTCCTCGCAATCGCTTGAGCAGGCCCAGCGAATCCTCGGGCGTCAGGGCCTGCGAGCGCAGTTTCGCATACCGCTGCTGGAGGAGGCTGATCTCCTTGCGGTTGGAGATCAGTCTTCCGTTCTGCTGCCCCTCGGAGTACGCAAACCAGTGGTTGTCCGGTGTCTCAGCCAGCTGCACAGGGCCGTCCATGCCCGCATGGGACAGGCTCCGCAGCGGCATCACCTGAAACTCCACGTTCCAGTTCCGCTCCACCAACCCCATCAAGTGGTCCAGCAGTTCCCGCGTCACCTCCTCCCCGCCCGTCCACCGCTCCAGCACCGCCTGCTCCACGATGAAGCTGAACGCCGTCGGCGGCTTCCGTGTGACCGCCAGCAGTTCCTGCCTCGCCAGCCGCGCCGCGATCCGCTGCTCCAGCTCCTCCGGGTCCGGCAACGGGGGCACGTCCAGCGAGACCGCTCGCGCGTACGCCTCCGTCTGCAACAGGCCCGGGACCACCCGGCATTCGTACGTGTACAGGCTGATCGCCGTCGCCTCAAGGCGTGCCCACTGCCGGAACCAGCTCGCGAGCCCCGCCTGCCTCGACAGGTGCGGCGCCGCCTTCCGTAACGCCCCCGTACCGCCGAGCACCGGTTCCGCGCGTTCCACGAAGTCGCGGTCCGGCATGCGCCTGCCCTGTTCGATCGAGGCGACCGTGTGCTTGGAGTAGCCGACCAGGGCGCCGAACTCCTCCCGGCTCAGGCCCGCGTGTTCGCGTAAGGCCTGGACGACCGCGCCGAAGGTGCGCAGACTGTCCGACGCCCCCGGTTCCGCGCCGCCCGCCGCCCCCGTACCGCCGTCCGTGCTCTCGTAGGCCACCGCCGGACACCTCCCGTGCCACCCGCCGCCGTAACGCTTCCGACTCCCGTACATGGTCACGGACCGTCACGCGTACTGTCCACCGAACGTGTGCGTACGCTGACTTGGCGTACACGCGGCAGTCTTGGTGAACCGCCCTGATCCACCGGCACCTTGGGCATATGACAACACCGTCCACCCCTGCCGTACCCACCGCCCCCGTCACCGTACGTGTGTTCACCCAGCGTTTCAGCTCCACCCCGCGCGGCGCCCGGCTCGCCCGCCGGCTCGCTCTGCACCAGCTCGACACCTGGGGCGTGCCGCACGGCAGCCAGGCGTCCGACACCGCCGCCCTGCTCGTCGCCGAGCTCGCGGCCAACGCCGCCACGCACGGCCGCGTCCCCGGCCGGGACTTCGAGCTCGCCGTCAAGCTCCTCGGCCGGACCCTGCGCGTCGAGGTCTCCGACGCCTGGGGCGAGCGCCACCCACCCGCCCCGGGCGTGCCCCGCCCCGCGCCCCTCGCGGAGAACGGCCGGGGCCTGATCCTGGTCGAGGCGCTCGCCGACCGGTGGGACGTGCTCGACCGCGTCCCCGTCGGCAAGACCGTCGTCGCCGAGCTGGACCTGACACCCTGAGCACGCGCCGTCCGCCGGACATCCGGGACGAATCTCCGGTGATCGCACCGACAGTTCCCGGCACCGTCTATAGGCTGAGCCGGGCACGGCATCGGGCGGTGGCAGGCGGCGGAGGGTGACAGGCGGCATGGCGGAAGCGGAGGACGGCCGGGGCGCCGGAGGGAGCCGGTCGGTGGACCCCCGGGGATATGCCGGGCCGGAGGACATCGACCAGCCGGACTCGCTCCTCCTCCCCTTGGGCTCGCCGCTCGAAGTCGGCTCCGACGGCCGTCCGACCGGTGTCGAGCTGGAACTCCCCGCCGACGAGGAGGACGAGGAGCCCGGCGACTACCGGGACGCGGACGGCATCTCCGCCCCGTTCCGGCCCGAGAACATCAGGATCCACACCGAGACCACCACCCCGGAACTGCTGCTGTCCCGGCTGGAGCAGGGCATGCTCGACCTCGCACCGGACTTCCAGCGCCGCTCCGGCATCTGGAGCGACCGCGCGCAGAGCCGGTTGATCGAGTCGCTGCTGCTCCGCATCCCGATCTCCAACTTCCATATGGCGTACGGCGACGAGGACAAGTGGGCCGTCGTGGACGGCGTCCAGCGGCTCACCGCCATCGCCCGGTTCATGAAGCCCGAACTCACCGACCTGGGGCCGCTGACCCTCCGGGGCATGGACTACCTCTGGCAGCTCGACGGCAGTACGTACCAGGACCTCAGCGGACGGCTGAAGCTGCGACTGCGCGAGACCCAGCTCACCGTCCACATCCTGCAGCAGGGCACCCGGGAGGAGGTCAAGTACAACGTCTTCTCCCGGATCAACACCGGTGGTGTGCCGCTGAAGCCGCAGGAACTGCGGCACGCGCTGGTGAGCGGGCCCGTCCGGACCTTCCTCGCCGACCTGGCCGAGGACCCGGCCTTCGGCGAGGCCACCCGGTGGAGCGTGTCCGACGAACGGATGGCCGACCGGGAGATGGTGCTGCGCTTCCTCGCCTTCCGCCTGACCAACCCGGCCGCGCACACCGAGAAGGACTTCGACAAGTTCCTCATCGACTCCATGTATCTGATCAACTCCATCGGCGAGGAGCGGCGGGCGCAGCTGGCGCGGGAGTTCCGGATGGCGATGCGGTACGCGCGGGATCTGTTCGGTGAGCATGCCTTCCGCAAGTGGCGTGGGGGAGAGCGCAGTTCTCCCGCCATCAACAAAGCCCTGTTCGAGACGATCTCCGTCCATCTCGCGCTACTCGACGATCACGAGCGGAACAGGCTGGTAGCGTCGCGGGCGAGGGTGCACGACCGCTTCTTCGAGCTCATGGACGACTGGGACTTCGACCGGTCGATCTCCGTGGGCACCGGGGACCCGGCGAGGATCCGCACCCGATTCCAGGTGGTGGCACGACTGTTCCGAGGGGTGGCCGAACAGTGATCGACCGATTGACGCTGCACAACTACAAGGCGTTCCGGCACGCGGAGATCCCCCTCGGCCCGCTGACCCTCCTCACCGGCCTCAACTCCTCGGGCAAGAGCAGCGTCCTCCAGTCCCTCGCACTGCTCCGCCAGTCCTATGAGTCCGGAGACCTGGCGGTCTCCCCGCTGCTGCCCGAGGCACGCCAGGCCGGACTCCGCACGAGCGTCGCCAACCAGGGCTTCCTGCTCAACGGCGAACTCGTCGGCCTCGGCACCGGAGAGGACGTCCTCCACGAGGACTTCACGGAGGACGAACCCCGGATCGGCCTCGCCGTGGACGAGGGGCCCTACCACTACGAGTGGACCGCCGCCGCCGAGCGTGAGCAGAACCTGCTGCCGCTTGTCGACGCCGACCTCCCCGACACCTCAGAGGGCGGACGGGAGCGGCCGGCCGGGCCCGAGGCGGTGACCCCGGCGTTCTTCACCGGCCCCTTCCAGTACCTGCGCGCCGACCGGATCTCGCCGGCCGAGTTCTACCCGCGTGACCACCAGGTGGCCATCGGCCGGGGGTTCCTCGGCGTGCGTGGCGAACACACCGTCAACTTCCTGCGCCACCACCGCGAGGACACGGTTCCCGCGGGTCCGCTGCGCCACCCGAAGGCCGCCTCCGACCTCCTGATCGACCAGACCGCCGCCTGGATGGGCGACCTCTGCCCAGGGGTGGACATTCAGGCCGAGGCGATCAAGGGCACCGACGTCGTGAGCCTCTCGTACGGTTTCCGGGGAACGCTGGGCGCCACCAAGCGCCGCCGCCCCACCAACGTCGGCTTCGGCCTCACCTACGTCCTGCCCATCGTCGTCGCCTGTCTGAGCGCCCGTCCCGGCACTCTGATCCTCCTGGAGAACCCGGAGGCGCACCTGCACCCCCAGGGCCAGACCCAGATGGCCGCGCTCGCCGCCTCGGCCGCGGCGCAGGGTGCGCAGGTGATCATGGAGACGCACAGCGACCACGTCATCAACGGGGTGCGGCTCGCCGTCAAGCAGGGGCGGATCACCCCCGGTCAGGCGGCGTTCCACTACTTCCGTGGCGACGGCACCGGCGTGGACTTCGTCAGTCCCCGGGTCGACGCGGACGGCATGCTCGACCAGTGGCCCTCGGGCTTCTTCGACGAGCTGGAGAACACGCTCGACCAGCTCATCGGCTGACACGCCCGCCTGGGGAGGCGGGGCGGGGCGCACACCATCGCGGAGGGGGAGACGTGCCGCAGCTGTTCCTGAACGAGAAGTCCTGTGAGACGACGGCGGACCCGGATCGGGTCAACCGCGCCATGACGGAGTTGGTGAGGGCCATCGTCGCGGTCGCGAGGGTGGACCGGCCCGGCACCGTACTGGTCGCCCGGGAACCCGTGAACGCCTTACGGCTCGCGAAGGACCATCCCATCGCCAAATGGATCGGAAGCCCCGGGGCCAAGGAGCTGTGGCAACGACTGCTCCTCATGCAGACCAAGTACCCGCACGAGGACGCCTACCCCGACGGGGAGACCTTCTCCGACGTCGCCTACACCCACGAGGGCGTACCGGCGACCGGCCTCGGCGCCGCGCACCTGATGGGCGGTGCCGGCGTGTCCCTGCTCCTGGAACCCCGTTGGAACGCGGACCGGGTCACCCTCGAACGGGAGGAACTGCTCGACGAGGAGGACGGCGGATCGGCGGTCACCGACGTCGAGGTCCCGCACGCCGCCACCCGTGAGCACGTCGACACACACCTGCCCTGGATCCGCGAGGAGACAGAGGCCGCGCTGCGCGACGACCTGAGCGGCATCCGTACCG from Streptomyces sp. FIT100 includes these protein-coding regions:
- a CDS encoding DUF397 domain-containing protein — protein: MSTSELAWFKSSYSGSQGDSCVEVAKGTQAIHVRDSKDQRSPELALSPTAWNDFVTYAAQV
- a CDS encoding helix-turn-helix transcriptional regulator: MAYESTDGGTGAAGGAEPGASDSLRTFGAVVQALREHAGLSREEFGALVGYSKHTVASIEQGRRMPDRDFVERAEPVLGGTGALRKAAPHLSRQAGLASWFRQWARLEATAISLYTYECRVVPGLLQTEAYARAVSLDVPPLPDPEELEQRIAARLARQELLAVTRKPPTAFSFIVEQAVLERWTGGEEVTRELLDHLMGLVERNWNVEFQVMPLRSLSHAGMDGPVQLAETPDNHWFAYSEGQQNGRLISNRKEISLLQQRYAKLRSQALTPEDSLGLLKRLRGAL
- a CDS encoding ATP-binding protein, which codes for MTTPSTPAVPTAPVTVRVFTQRFSSTPRGARLARRLALHQLDTWGVPHGSQASDTAALLVAELAANAATHGRVPGRDFELAVKLLGRTLRVEVSDAWGERHPPAPGVPRPAPLAENGRGLILVEALADRWDVLDRVPVGKTVVAELDLTP
- a CDS encoding DUF262 domain-containing protein, with protein sequence MAEAEDGRGAGGSRSVDPRGYAGPEDIDQPDSLLLPLGSPLEVGSDGRPTGVELELPADEEDEEPGDYRDADGISAPFRPENIRIHTETTTPELLLSRLEQGMLDLAPDFQRRSGIWSDRAQSRLIESLLLRIPISNFHMAYGDEDKWAVVDGVQRLTAIARFMKPELTDLGPLTLRGMDYLWQLDGSTYQDLSGRLKLRLRETQLTVHILQQGTREEVKYNVFSRINTGGVPLKPQELRHALVSGPVRTFLADLAEDPAFGEATRWSVSDERMADREMVLRFLAFRLTNPAAHTEKDFDKFLIDSMYLINSIGEERRAQLAREFRMAMRYARDLFGEHAFRKWRGGERSSPAINKALFETISVHLALLDDHERNRLVASRARVHDRFFELMDDWDFDRSISVGTGDPARIRTRFQVVARLFRGVAEQ
- a CDS encoding DUF3696 domain-containing protein, giving the protein MIDRLTLHNYKAFRHAEIPLGPLTLLTGLNSSGKSSVLQSLALLRQSYESGDLAVSPLLPEARQAGLRTSVANQGFLLNGELVGLGTGEDVLHEDFTEDEPRIGLAVDEGPYHYEWTAAAEREQNLLPLVDADLPDTSEGGRERPAGPEAVTPAFFTGPFQYLRADRISPAEFYPRDHQVAIGRGFLGVRGEHTVNFLRHHREDTVPAGPLRHPKAASDLLIDQTAAWMGDLCPGVDIQAEAIKGTDVVSLSYGFRGTLGATKRRRPTNVGFGLTYVLPIVVACLSARPGTLILLENPEAHLHPQGQTQMAALAASAAAQGAQVIMETHSDHVINGVRLAVKQGRITPGQAAFHYFRGDGTGVDFVSPRVDADGMLDQWPSGFFDELENTLDQLIG